From Aurantimicrobium sp. INA4, one genomic window encodes:
- a CDS encoding LysE family translocator: MPPIENLIAFTIAALVIILIPGPSVMFAVGRSLALGKGAGVLTVVGNAIGTSVWLIAVVLGLGAIVASSEFLFYGIKYLGAAYLAYLGIQAFRHRKDHGFDIDASGPQQSKLKTLREGFLVGISNPKTMVFFTAVLPGFVDVKQGNVMLQLLILGLIFEIIGVLSDSMYAIGAGLARDWFAKDPKRLAIVQGTGGILIIGLAIWVAFFDSL, from the coding sequence ATGCCACCCATTGAGAATCTGATTGCGTTCACCATTGCGGCGCTGGTGATCATTTTGATCCCTGGCCCCTCCGTCATGTTCGCGGTCGGGCGCTCTCTTGCCCTGGGCAAGGGCGCCGGTGTTCTCACGGTTGTCGGTAACGCGATAGGCACCTCAGTCTGGTTGATTGCTGTTGTGTTGGGCTTGGGCGCCATAGTTGCCAGTTCAGAGTTCCTGTTCTATGGAATCAAGTACTTGGGTGCGGCCTATCTTGCTTATCTAGGCATCCAAGCGTTCCGCCACCGCAAAGACCACGGCTTTGATATTGACGCCAGTGGCCCGCAGCAATCCAAACTCAAGACATTGCGTGAAGGATTCTTGGTGGGAATTAGTAATCCCAAGACCATGGTGTTCTTCACCGCGGTGCTTCCGGGCTTTGTGGATGTGAAGCAAGGCAATGTCATGCTGCAATTGCTGATCTTGGGACTGATCTTCGAGATCATTGGTGTCTTGAGTGACTCGATGTATGCCATCGGAGCTGGTTTGGCGCGCGACTGGTTTGCCAAAGACCCCAAGCGTTTAGCTATTGTTCAGGGCACCGGAGGCATCCTGATTATTGGCTTGGCTATCTGGGTAGCCTTCTTCGACTCTCTTTAG
- a CDS encoding NAD(P)/FAD-dependent oxidoreductase, which translates to MSKEAYDVVIVGGGHNGLTAAAYLAKTGRSVLVLERSDHVGGAAISAEAFEGIDARLSRYSYLVSLLPQKIIDDLGLDVKLIRRRYSSYTPVPANPELGLLVDNQDSSATASSFSRIGEAEDAAGFEAFYAKTIELAKVLWPTVTEPLVTRSEAKKLLGNDVVWDEFIERPLGEVIERDIKGDIARGVAYTDGIIGTFAAPHDASLDQNRCFLYHVIGGTTGDWDVPVGGMGAVSGEIARAARQAGATLLTEAEVTAIAPAESIGDLNAVFYTRDGQAHEVSTPWVLANVSPWVLAQLLGEELAPEKRPEGAQVKVNLLLKRLPKLADPTVTPEQAFGGTFHINETYGQLQKAFEEASAGKVPSTMPCEIYCHSLSDPSILGPELRAAGAQTLTVFGIHAPHSLVNRENNDAVRAQLQEAVLRSLNSVLAEPIEDVLMRDANGELCVETKTTLDLEDALNMTGGNIFHGLLSWPWVEDDEDLSTPAARWGVATDYPGVLLCGSGARRGGAVSGIGGHNAAMAVLESS; encoded by the coding sequence ATGAGCAAAGAAGCCTACGACGTCGTTATCGTTGGCGGGGGTCACAACGGCCTGACCGCCGCCGCCTATTTAGCTAAGACCGGACGGTCTGTTCTTGTGTTGGAGCGAAGTGACCACGTCGGTGGTGCTGCAATATCTGCTGAGGCATTTGAGGGCATTGACGCCCGGCTCTCCCGATACAGCTACCTGGTGAGCCTTCTACCCCAAAAGATCATTGATGATCTTGGACTGGATGTGAAACTCATTCGTCGCCGCTACTCTTCCTACACTCCAGTGCCCGCAAACCCTGAACTGGGTTTACTGGTAGATAACCAGGATTCTTCTGCGACCGCGTCCTCGTTCTCTCGCATTGGTGAAGCAGAAGATGCTGCCGGCTTTGAAGCGTTCTATGCCAAGACCATCGAGTTAGCCAAGGTGCTGTGGCCAACCGTGACTGAGCCTCTCGTCACACGCTCAGAAGCCAAGAAGCTCCTGGGGAACGACGTTGTATGGGATGAATTTATCGAACGCCCACTCGGTGAAGTTATCGAACGTGACATTAAGGGCGACATTGCTCGTGGTGTTGCTTACACTGACGGCATTATCGGAACCTTCGCCGCACCACACGATGCCAGCTTGGATCAAAACCGTTGCTTCCTGTATCACGTGATTGGCGGCACCACGGGTGACTGGGATGTGCCCGTTGGTGGCATGGGTGCTGTCTCGGGTGAGATAGCTCGCGCAGCACGCCAGGCAGGTGCTACCTTGCTCACTGAAGCCGAAGTTACAGCTATTGCTCCAGCTGAATCAATTGGTGACCTCAACGCTGTGTTCTACACCAGGGACGGTCAGGCGCACGAAGTGAGCACTCCCTGGGTTCTCGCTAACGTTTCTCCCTGGGTTCTTGCTCAATTGTTGGGCGAAGAACTGGCACCTGAGAAGCGCCCGGAGGGCGCTCAAGTTAAAGTCAATTTGCTGCTCAAGAGATTGCCAAAGCTGGCGGACCCGACTGTTACACCTGAGCAAGCTTTTGGCGGAACCTTCCACATCAACGAAACATACGGCCAACTGCAGAAAGCTTTCGAAGAGGCCTCTGCGGGCAAGGTTCCGTCAACCATGCCGTGTGAAATCTATTGCCACTCGCTCAGTGATCCCAGCATTTTGGGTCCAGAGCTACGTGCTGCAGGGGCACAGACACTGACAGTGTTTGGTATTCACGCACCTCACTCTCTGGTCAACCGTGAGAACAATGATGCCGTTCGAGCACAGCTGCAAGAGGCAGTATTGCGGTCACTCAACAGCGTGCTCGCTGAGCCCATCGAAGACGTGCTCATGCGTGATGCCAATGGTGAGCTGTGTGTAGAAACTAAGACCACACTTGATCTCGAAGATGCCCTCAATATGACCGGTGGAAACATTTTCCACGGTCTTCTCTCCTGGCCATGGGTCGAGGACGATGAAGATCTCTCCACCCCTGCAGCTCGGTGGGGTGTGGCAACTGACTACCCCGGAGTATTGCTCTGTGGTTCTGGTGCTCGTCGCGGTGGTGCCGTCTCCGGTATTGGTGGCCACAACGCCGCCATGGCCGTGCTCGAAAGCAGCTAG